The sequence CGCGACCTGCCCGACGGCGAGGTCGGCCACCTGCTGACGCGCGGCCCCTACACGATTCGCGGCTACTACCGCGCCGACGCGCATAACGCGCGCGCCTTCACCGCCGACGGTTTCTACCGCACCGGCGACCTGGTGCGGCGGCTGCCGAGCGGCCACCTGGCGGTCGAAGGCCGCGCCAAGGACCAGATCAACCGCGGCGGCGACAAGGTGGCGGCCGAGGAGGTGGAGAACCACCTGCTGGCCCACCCGGCGGTGCACGACGCAGCGCTGGTGGCGATGCCCGACGCCTACCTCGGCGAACGCAGCTGCGCCTTCATCGTCGCCCGCGGCAGGCCGCCGCGCGCGATCGAGCTGATGGGCTTTTTGCGCGAGCGCGGCGTGGCCCAGTACAAGATCCCGGACCGCATCGAGTTCGTCGAGCAGTTCCCCAAGACCGGCGTCGGGAAGGTCGACAAGCGCGAATTGCGCGAACGGATCGCGCGGCAGCTGGCCGCGGCCGACTGAAGCGAACCGCGCAGCGGAAGAACCGCTTTACCGCAGAGGACGCCGAAGACGCGGAGGGAAGCGCGGGACGTGCCGAGGTCCCGGCCTCCCCGGCGTCCTCCGCGGTAAGCGTTTCCCGTCCGCATCCCACTTTCGAACGGGCGGCCATGGCGGCCGCCGTCCAAGCCCCAAGCAGACACCCATGACCATCCCCAAGATCGCCTCCTACCCGATGCCGACCGCGCTGCCCGACAACCGCGTCGACTGGCTGCCCGAACCGAAGCGCGCCGTGCTGCTGATCCACGACATGCAGCAGTACTTCCTCGATTTCTACGACAACGCCGCCGCGCCGATCCCGACGCTGGTCGAGCATATCCGCCGGCTCCGCGCCGCCTGCGACGCCGCCGGCATCCCGGTGGTCTACACCGCCCAGCCCGGCGAGCAGTCGCCCGAGCAGCGCGGCCTCTTGACCGAATGGTGGGGCCCCGGCATCACCGCCCAGCCCGAACGCACGCCGGTGATCGAAGCGCTGGCGCCGCGCGAGGGCGACACCGTGCTGACCAAGTGGCGCTACAGCGCCTTCGCCCGCAGCGACCTCGCCGAGCGCATGCAGGCGCAGGGCCGCGACCAGCTGATCATCTGCGGCATCTACGCCCACATCGGCTGCCTGGTGACCGCCGCCGACGCCTTCATGCGCGATATCCGGCCGATCTACGTCGGCGACGCGGTGGCCGACTTCTCGGCCGAGGAGCACCGGATGGCGCTCGACTACGTGTCGCGCCGCTGCGGCGCGGTGCGCGCCACCGCCGAGGTGCTGGCCGCGCTGGCGCCCAAGGCCGCCGCCGTCGCCCTGCCGGCCAGCCTCGACGCGCTGCGCGCCGAGGTCGCCAAGCTCTTGCAGGTGCCGGCCTCGGACCTGCTGGCCGACGACAACCTGGTCTACGCCGGCCTCGACTCGATCCGGCTGATGAGCCTGGTCGAGCGCTGGCGCGCCGGCGGCCACCCGGTCACCTTCGCCGAGCTGGCCGAGCAGCCGACGCTGGCGCAGTGGTGGCCGCGGCTGGAAGCGCTGCAGGCGGCCTGAGCGGAATACCGGTCCGCACACGAGAAGGAGGAAGCATGGAATTCGAAAACAAGATCGCGCTGGTCAGCGGCGCCGCCCAGGGCATCGGCCTGGCGGTGGCGCAGATGCTGGCCGAGCGCGGCGCGCGGGTGGCGGTGCTCGACCGCCAGGCCGACCGCGTCGCGGCCGTCGCCGCCACGCTGCCCGGCGGGCCGCACCTGGCGCTGGCGGTCGACCTGTGCGACGCCGCGGCGGTCGACGGCGCCGTCGCCCGGGTCGAGGCCGAGCTCGGCCCGATCGGGATCCTGGCCAACGTGGCCGGCGTGCTGCGCCTGGGCGCCGCGCTCGACACCCGCGACGCCGACTGGGAAGCCACCTTCGCGGTCAACACCACCGGCGTGTTCCGCCTGAGCCGCGAAGTGGCCCGTCGCATGCTGCCGCGGCGCAGCGGCGCCATCGTCACGGTCGGCTCCAACGCCGCCAGCACGCCGCGGCTTCAGATGGCCGCCTACGCGGCGTCGAAGGCCGCCACCGCCCAGCTGATGCGCTGCCTGGCGCTCGAGCTGGCGCCGCACGGCATCCGCTGCAACATCGTCTCGCCCGGCTCGACCGATACCGCGATGCAGCGCCAGCTGTGGACCGGCCCGGACAGCGCGCGCTCGGTGATCGAGGGCTCGGCCGCCGGCTTCCGCCTCGGCATCCCGCTCGGCCGCATCGCCGACCCGGCCGACATCGCCGAGGCGGTCTGCTTCCTGGCTTCGGACCGTGCGCGCCACATCACGCTGCACGATCTGCGGGTCGACGGCGGGGCGACGCTGGACGCCTGAACCCGCGGCCATGGCCGGCTGCGGCGGCGCCGCAACGGTCGACCGGGTGGCGGCAGCCGGGCTTTGGCGCGATGCGCCGCGATGGTTTAGCGTACGGCCGCGGCAGCCGGCCCGGCTCCGCCATCGCATCCCGATCCAGGATTCCCATGCCCAAGACCTTGCGCGCCGCGCTGCTCGCCCTCGCCACCATCTGGCCGGCCGCAGCCGCGCAGGCCGACGCCGTGCCGTCGACCCCGACCTATTCCGTCGAACAATTGCAGCAGGACTTCCGCTTCCTGCAGGACGCCATCGCCCGGACCCATCCCGATCCCGGCCATTCGACCGATGCCGCCGCACTGGAGCGGGCCTACCGTCAGGTCGAGGCGCAGCTGCGCCAGCCGATGACACGCGACCAGGCCTGGCGCGTGCTGGCGACACTGAACCCGGTGTTCGCCGACGGCCACCTGGCCGTGCTGCAGCGCGGCTGGCAGGCGCAGACCGAGGCCCACCTGGCGGCCGGCGGTACGCTGTTCCCGTTCGAAGTCCACCTCACGCCGGCCGGCGAGGTCTTCATCCGCGCCGAACTCGGCGGCGGCGCCAGCCCGCTGGCCGGCGCGCGCATCGAATCGATCGGCGGCCGGCCTGCCGCCGAGGCCGCCACTGCCGTCCTGGCCCGAGCCCACGGCGACACGCCCGAATACCGTGCCCACCTGGCCAGCCGGCGCTGGCCGTTCCTTTACTGGAAGCTGTACGGCAGCCCGGCCAGCTACCCCTTGGTGGTGCGCACGGCCGACGGCAGCCGGCCGATGCAGGTTGCCGCCGGCCGTGCGGTTCCGGCACCGATCCAGGAGCAGGCGAGCTTCGAGCGCAACTACCGGCTCGAACTGCTGCCGAAGCGAGCGGCGCTGCTGACCGTGCGCTCGTTCTACCAGGACGACAAGAAGCCCTTCTTCGACTTCGCCGAACGTGCCTTCGCCACGCTGCGCGAGGCCAAGGTGGAGACGCTGATCGTCGACGTGCGCGACAACGACGGCGGCGACGACGACATGTGGCAGGACGGCATCCTGCGCTATATCGCCGACAAGCCCTACCGCATCGGCTCGAGCTATCTGAAGAAAGTGCTGGAAAACCGCCGCAACGAGCGCGAGCGGGTGGGCGAGGTCGTGGCCGGCAGCATCGAGCGCGAGATCGCGCCGCAGCCCGGCCATCCGCTGCACTTCGCGGGCAGGACCTACGTCCTGATCGGCCGCCATACCTATTCGTCGGCCATCCTGTTCGCCAACGTGGTGCAGGATTACGGCTTCGCCACTGTGGCCGGCGCCGGCGGCTATGCCCGTGCGCGCCAGAGCGGCGGCGTGCAGAGCCTGCCGCTGCCGCATACCGGCCTGGTGCTGAGCGCGCCACGCTTCGTGCTCGATCGGCCGGCCGGGCCGACCGGCGCCGCGTTGGTGAAGCCGGACCTGCTGCTGCCCGACAGTCCGTTCAACCCGCGCGAGCTGGTGGACGCCCTGCTGGCGCGGCTCGATACCGCCGGCGGCTGAAGCGGCACGACGAACCCTTTCCAATCGATCAACAGGATGGCGCCATGGACACCGAGCAACTGCAAGCCTTCTGCGCCCGCTTCCCCGGCGCCACCGAGCAGGTCATCGGACCGCCCGGCAACGTGCTGCTCTACCGCATCGGCGGCAAGGAATTCGCCTATTTCAAGCTGTCCGAACCGGAGAAGTGGCGCTTCAGCATCCGCACCACGTCCGAACGCTTCGTCGAGCTGACCGACCGCCCCGGCATCAAGCCGGCGCGCTACCGTGGCCGCTACCATTGGGTCACCATCGTCGATGTGCGGAGCATGCCGGAGGACTACCTGGCCGAGCTGGTCGAATGGTCTTATCGCAAGGCGCTGGGTTCGCTGTCGAAGGTCGCGCAGGCGCGGGCGCTGGGAAAGGCCGTAACGCCGTGATCCGAATGCCGACTGCCCGCTGAATTCCAGAACATCGCAAGCGACAGCCCATCCATCAGCTTTTCCACCAGCCTTCCAATACACGAAGCGAGTCGGGCTAAACATCCAGCATTCGACGCCTGACTGCCCGATTTTGCACGGGCGGACAGGCATGCCGGCCCTGCCATCCGCCTGGGCATGGCCACACGGATGATATATTTTGAAATGCCCGTTCAGCGTCTCGCCGCTGGCAGGCCCATGCCTTTTCCATCACTCGAATAGAAAGAACCCGATGCGCAATCTGCTCGCCCTCTGTGCATGCATCACCGTCCTGACCGGCTGCGGCACGCTGGCATTCAAGCCCGCGGAATACCCATTGCGGGATGGCCTCATCCCTGCGTTCAACGTTTCCGGCGACGTAGCCATTTCGAACGCCCAGCCATCGGCGGAGCCGGTCATCGTCTATTCGTATGTGGGCTCGCAACTGAGTTCCGACCTCCAGGCGATTACCGAAACGATGGTCCAGCAGACTCGGAAGGAATTGCAGAAGAACGGAAACCGCACCGGTGCGGGCGGTGAAAAAACCATGGCGATCAAGGTCAATTCGCTGCTCAGCACCTATACCAATGCGTTCTTCTGGAAGAGCAATATCGAATTCCGGGTCACGCTGGGCAATGGGCAGACCCTCGATTTCAAAGTGCCCCACACCAGCGGCTCATTGATGCAGGACTTGAATGGCTGCATCGCCGAAGGCGTCCTCGTCCTGCTCAAGGATGAACGCGTCAGGTCTTATCTGGCCGGCTAGCCACTGCCGCCCGGCGACGAAAAATCGCCTGCTTCAGACAGCCCGAACCGGAGAAGCGGTACTTCCGAATCCCGCGCCGCCGCCGAGTACTTCATCGAGCTGACTGACCGGGCCGGCACCCAGCCGGCGCCGTCGCGGCGGCTACGGCAGGTCGGCATGCATTCCGACATCGACGTCGTTCCATGTCACCGTCGGAATGCACGCCGGCCCCCATCCCGCTAAGCCTGGCCCGCCGCCGCCCGCCGCGGCGCCCAGCGCCCGCCGAGCCAACCGGCCACCCCGCGCACCGCCACATAGAACAGCGGCACGAAGAAGATCGCCAGCACCGTCGCGCACAGCACCCCGCCGAGCACGCCGGTGCCGATCGCGTTCTGGCTGGCCGAGCCGGGACCGCTGGCCAGCACCAGCGGCACCACGCCGGCGCCGAAGGCCAGCGAAGTCATCAGGATCGGCCGCAGCCGCAGCCGGGCGCCTTCGATCACCGCTTCGCGCGCCGCCGCGCCACGCCTGACCGCGGCCTCGGCGAATTCGACGATCAGGATCGCGTTCTTGGCTGCGAGGCCGATGGTGGTAAGCAGGCCGACCTGGAAGTAGATGTCGCTCGGCAGGCCGCGCAGCGTGACCGCCAGCAGCGCGCCGAACACCCCGAGCGGGATCACCAGCAGCACCGCGCAGGGGATCGACCAGCTCTCGTACAGCGCGGCGAGGCAGAGGAAGACGAACAGGATCGCGGCCGCGTACAGCCACGGCGCCTGGCCGCTCGACAGCTTGTCCTGATACGACAGCCCGCTCCATTCGTAGCTGGTGCCGGCCAGCTTGCCGGCGATCGCCTCGACCGCCGCCATCGCCTCGCCCGAGCTGACGCCGCCGGCCGCCGCGCCGAACACCTGGCTGGCGGCCAGGCCGTTGTAGCGCCGCAATTGGGCCGGACCGTCCTCCCAGCGCGTGCTGGCGAAGGCCGAGAACGGCGTCATCGCGCCGCCCGCGCCGCGCACCGACCACTGGCGGATGTCTTCCGGCCGCGAGCGCCACGGCGCATCGGCCTGGACGAACACCTTCTTGACCCGGCCGCGGTGGACGAAGTCGTTGACGTAGCTGCCGCCCCAGGCGGTGCCGAGCGTGGCGTTGACGTCGGCCAGGTCGAGCCCGAGCGCGCCGGCCTTGACCTGGTCGATGTCGACGCGCAGCTGCGGCGCGGCCGCGTCGCCGTTGGCGCGCACCGCCATCAGCCGCGGGTCCTGCCGCGCCTGCCGCATCAGTTCCTCGCCGGCCTCGGCCAGCCGGGCGGTGCCCTGGCCGCTGATGTCCTGCAGCCAGAATTCGAAGCCGTTGGTCTGGCCCAGTCCCTCGATCGGCGGCAGCACCATGCTGAACACCTCGGCGTCGCGCAGCTCGGCGAAGGCCGCGTTGGCGCGCTCGGCGATGGCCTGCGCGCTGCGCTCGGCGCCGGGCCGCTGCGACCAGTCCTTGAGCGAGATGAAGGCCATGCCGGCGTTCTGGCCCGGCCCGCCGAAGCTGAAGCCGGCCAGCGTGTAGATGGCGTCGATATTGTCCTTCTCGGCCTGCATGAAGTGGCGCTCGACCGCCTCGACCACGCGGGCGGTGCGCGGGTAGGTGGCGCCGCTGGGCAGGTTGAACTGCACCATCACCGTGCCCTGGTCCTCGTCGGGAATGAAGGCGGTGGGCAGCCGCTGGTGCAGCCACAGCATCGCCCCGACCAGCGCCAGGTAGCAGAGGCCGAAGCGCAGCGGCCGGCCGAGCAGCCCGCGCAAGAGGCCGGCGTAGCGCACCTGGCCCGCGTCGAAGCGGCGGTTGAACCAGCCGAGGAAGCCGCGGCCCGGCCCGTGCGCGCCGGCGGTG is a genomic window of Chitinimonas koreensis containing:
- a CDS encoding isochorismatase, which gives rise to MTIPKIASYPMPTALPDNRVDWLPEPKRAVLLIHDMQQYFLDFYDNAAAPIPTLVEHIRRLRAACDAAGIPVVYTAQPGEQSPEQRGLLTEWWGPGITAQPERTPVIEALAPREGDTVLTKWRYSAFARSDLAERMQAQGRDQLIICGIYAHIGCLVTAADAFMRDIRPIYVGDAVADFSAEEHRMALDYVSRRCGAVRATAEVLAALAPKAAAVALPASLDALRAEVAKLLQVPASDLLADDNLVYAGLDSIRLMSLVERWRAGGHPVTFAELAEQPTLAQWWPRLEALQAA
- a CDS encoding 2,3-dihydro-2,3-dihydroxybenzoate dehydrogenase translates to MEFENKIALVSGAAQGIGLAVAQMLAERGARVAVLDRQADRVAAVAATLPGGPHLALAVDLCDAAAVDGAVARVEAELGPIGILANVAGVLRLGAALDTRDADWEATFAVNTTGVFRLSREVARRMLPRRSGAIVTVGSNAASTPRLQMAAYAASKAATAQLMRCLALELAPHGIRCNIVSPGSTDTAMQRQLWTGPDSARSVIEGSAAGFRLGIPLGRIADPADIAEAVCFLASDRARHITLHDLRVDGGATLDA
- a CDS encoding S41 family peptidase gives rise to the protein MPKTLRAALLALATIWPAAAAQADAVPSTPTYSVEQLQQDFRFLQDAIARTHPDPGHSTDAAALERAYRQVEAQLRQPMTRDQAWRVLATLNPVFADGHLAVLQRGWQAQTEAHLAAGGTLFPFEVHLTPAGEVFIRAELGGGASPLAGARIESIGGRPAAEAATAVLARAHGDTPEYRAHLASRRWPFLYWKLYGSPASYPLVVRTADGSRPMQVAAGRAVPAPIQEQASFERNYRLELLPKRAALLTVRSFYQDDKKPFFDFAERAFATLREAKVETLIVDVRDNDGGDDDMWQDGILRYIADKPYRIGSSYLKKVLENRRNERERVGEVVAGSIEREIAPQPGHPLHFAGRTYVLIGRHTYSSAILFANVVQDYGFATVAGAGGYARARQSGGVQSLPLPHTGLVLSAPRFVLDRPAGPTGAALVKPDLLLPDSPFNPRELVDALLARLDTAGG
- a CDS encoding MmcQ/YjbR family DNA-binding protein, with amino-acid sequence MDTEQLQAFCARFPGATEQVIGPPGNVLLYRIGGKEFAYFKLSEPEKWRFSIRTTSERFVELTDRPGIKPARYRGRYHWVTIVDVRSMPEDYLAELVEWSYRKALGSLSKVAQARALGKAVTP
- a CDS encoding efflux RND transporter permease subunit — translated: MLARFFIDRPVLAWVLAIVVMLAGALAVRVLPVSQYPDIAPPSVMIGASYPGASAQVVENSVTQVLEQELKGLDNLMYFSSTSSSSGRAEIMLTFKQGTDPDIAQVQVQNKASQASSRLPPQVQQNGLSVSKLQSGFLMILAFYDKTDRRSDTDISDWLASTLQDPLSRVEGVGSVQNFGSSYAMRIWLDPHKLDSYGLMPGDVTDAIARQNTEVSVGELGARPAPAEQQLNATVTALSRLQTPEQFRDIVVKTRPDGAVVRLSDVARVELGNEQYGSTSRLDGHPASGLAIMLAPGANALTTAAAVKARVEALRGAFPAGIELAYAEDTTRFVKLSIREVVKTLVEAVALVVLVMYLFLQNWRATLIPAVTVPVVLLGTFGVLALAGYSINTLTLFAMVLAIGLLVDDAIVVVENVERIMRDEGLDARAATVKSMGEISGALVGIALVLGAVFLPMAFFGGSVGVIYRQFSITLVAAMALSVLVAICLTPALCATFLTAGAHGPGRGFLGWFNRRFDAGQVRYAGLLRGLLGRPLRFGLCYLALVGAMLWLHQRLPTAFIPDEDQGTVMVQFNLPSGATYPRTARVVEAVERHFMQAEKDNIDAIYTLAGFSFGGPGQNAGMAFISLKDWSQRPGAERSAQAIAERANAAFAELRDAEVFSMVLPPIEGLGQTNGFEFWLQDISGQGTARLAEAGEELMRQARQDPRLMAVRANGDAAAPQLRVDIDQVKAGALGLDLADVNATLGTAWGGSYVNDFVHRGRVKKVFVQADAPWRSRPEDIRQWSVRGAGGAMTPFSAFASTRWEDGPAQLRRYNGLAASQVFGAAAGGVSSGEAMAAVEAIAGKLAGTSYEWSGLSYQDKLSSGQAPWLYAAAILFVFLCLAALYESWSIPCAVLLVIPLGVFGALLAVTLRGLPSDIYFQVGLLTTIGLAAKNAILIVEFAEAAVRRGAAAREAVIEGARLRLRPILMTSLAFGAGVVPLVLASGPGSASQNAIGTGVLGGVLCATVLAIFFVPLFYVAVRGVAGWLGGRWAPRRAAAGQA